GCAGCTTCCAGCAGCCGCAGCCCCGTGCCCTCCTCCACCATGCTGCGGTCCAGCGCGTCCTTATAGGAGATCTTGAGCTTGGTCTTAGGGCAGGTGAGGTACTTGGAGTAGGCGCCCACGTCACGCAGCTTCTGTGCGGTGCGGGCATCCACTGTGCCGCGCTGCAGGGCCTCGTCCAGGGGCACACGGCCCGGCGTGTCAGGCTCGATCAGGCCGCCAGTCAGGTACTGCACCTCCAGGAAGCGCTGGCCGGCCTCATAGTAGAGCCAGCCCTTCTTCAGGGCCTGCGCGGCTGACATCTTGGTCTTGGTGCGTGGGTCCTCAAAGCCGCAGAAGGCCTTCTGGGCCAGGTTGATGCGGTCCACCATGATCTTGTCCACCAGGCCCTTGTTGACAGCGTCCGTGACAGGGAAGCGCTCACCGGTGCTGGGGTCGATGATGCCCCCAGTGCAGGCCTGCGCCTCCAGCAGCCGCTGCCCCGTGATGTTGTCCACCAGGTTGCGGTGCATGGCCTCGGTGATGGACACCTTCTCCAGCGTCTCCGTGTCCAGGATGCCAGCCACGGGGCCCGTCTCCTCAGTGGGGTCCGACCAGGAGGCCAGCTGGGTCCTGGAGACGGCGGGGCTGATGGGGTAGGAGGAGGAGGATCCCACCGAGGAGGAACGGGAGCGGAAGCCACTGGCATTGCCCGAGAGCATGTCGGCGAACTCGGTGATGGACAGCGTGCCGGCGCGGTACTGGTCCAGTGCTGAGCGGTCGATGAGGTTCTTGGCGATGGCATCATCGATGTCGTACTGGCGGCCGGAGCGGCGGTCGATGATCATGGACTTGACCACACCGTCCGAGGAGGAGATGGTGATCTCCTCCCACTCGCACTCCTGCTCGGACAGCTCCAGGTATGTCTGGTGGTCAATCAGGCCCTTGCGGTAGGCCTCGTACACTGACATCTCCTTGCCCGTCTCGGGGTCCACGATGACCACTCGGCGCTTGCGCACAGAGGACTTGGAGGATGTCTTCCGCTCCCGCTTCTTCTCCTTCAGCGGCAGGAGGCACAGGCCCGTCTGGGGGTCCGTGATACAACGCTCCATCAGCTGCAGGTAGGTGAGGTTCTCCTCCGTGTTAGGGTCAAAGAAGCCCTTGGTGTCGTCCGAAGGGTCAGTCAGGATCTCGTTCATCTCCTCGTCGAAGAGGCCGCGCTTGTAGGCCACCTCCACGGGCAGCCGGTGGCTCTCCTCAGGGTCGATGATGCCGCCCGTGGCGATCTGGGCCTCCAGCAGGCGAATGCCGTGGTCCTTCAGGATCAGGCCCTTCTTCATGGCCTGGAAGAGGGAGATGAGCTTCCCAGAATAGGGGTCCTTGTACCCAGTGACGGCGCGCTCGGCCGACAGCAGCTTGTCCTTGAACTCGGGGCCCACAATGCCCATACGCACAGCCTCCTCCACGGTCAGCTTCAGTCCCTTGATGGGGTCGATGACGTAACCGGTGGCCGCCTGCGCCTCCAGGAGCTCAAAGGCCGTGCCAGGGCGGATGATGCCCTTCTTCATGGCCTGGTACACCGAGAGCCGTTCCTTGGTGGCGTCCACGAAGACACCAGCGATGCAGCTGGTGCCTTCCAGGAACTTCTGCAAGTTCTTAGTGACCTCCTCGATGGAGGTCAGGCCCTCCCGCAGCTGCAGCGCCGTGGCCTCATCCATGACCTGCGAGCGCACCAGCTCCTCCAGGGTGATCTGCTTCCGCAGGCCGCGGAAGGTCAGCTTGCGGGCGTCCGACAGCGGCAGGAGCAGCTGGCCGGTGCCGTCGTCGTGGCGGCACCGCCTGAGCAGCTGCGTGTAGCTGAGGCGCTCGTCGGTGGACGGGTCCACGTAGCTGCGCACTTCGCTGGGCTCTGACAGCTGGTCGTGCGTGTCCTTGTTGAGGTAGCCGCGCTGGTAAGCCACCTCCAGCGGAAGATGGAAGCCCAGGTGGGGGTCCACGATGCCGCCAGTGGCCAGCTGGGCATCCAGCAGCCGCAGGGCCTCCTCGGTAGGGATCAGCTCCTTCTTCATGGCCTGGAAGAGCGAGATGGTCTGCTCAGTGTAGGGGTCGCGGTAGCCGGTGACCGCCCGCTCAGCTGAGAGCAGGCGGTCGTGCAGCTCAGGCCCCACCAGGCCCTTCCGCACGGCCTCATCCACAGTCAGCCGCTCCCCCTTCACTGGGTCCAGCAGGAAGCCTGTGGCTGCCTGTGCCTCCAGCAGCAGGCGGGCCACCTCGGCACTCAGCAGCCCTTTTTTGAGGGCTTGGTAGATGCTCAGTGTCTGCCTGGAGCCGGGCAGGTAGACACCAGCCACGGAGCCCGTGCCATAGAGGTAGTGCCAGGCGGACTCTGCCTCGAGGGCCTCACGGAGGCTCCTGGTGCCTTCCCGGAGCAGGTTGTAGGTCTCGAAAGAGATGATGCGAGCCTCGTACAGGTCCTCAGCCGTGAGGCGGCGGCGCACGTAGTCGTAGGAGGCCAGACCCTGCTGGCGGATGATCTCTGTCTTCTCAATGAtctcgatgatgatgatgatcataCGCTCCTTGGTCACCCGGCCAGCCTGGAAGTCAGCCATCAGCTGGGCCCGCTGCTCCTCGGGGATCAGGTCCGACTGCATCACCTCCCATAGGGACATGGTGGAGCCGCCGTGGCTGCCGCCACCGGGAATGTCAATCTGCGTCTCTTCAAATGCCCTTCTTGTCTCCTCCTCAGTGTACAACTGCGTGGTctccaccacctcagccttctcCGCCCCTTTCAATGGCAGGAGGCGCAGGCCCGTCTCGGGGTCCTCCACGCAGCGCTCCAGCAGCTGCCTGTACGTGAGGTTCTCATGCGTGTTGGGGTCGAAGAAGCCCTTGGTGTCATCGCTGGGGTCCGCCAGGACGCGGTTTATCTCCTCGTCGAAGTAGCCGCGCTGGTAGGCCACGTCCACAGGCACGCGGTGGCTGTGCACGGGGTCGATGATGCCGCCCGTGGCGATCTGGGCCTCCAGCAGGCGGATGCCGTGCTGCCGGAGGACCAGGCCCTTCTGCATGGCCTGGAAGAGGGAGATGGTGCTGCCCGAGTAGGGGTCTCTGTAGCCGGTGACAGCCTTCTCAGCAGACAGCAGCTGCTCGTGAAGCTCGGGGCCCACCACGCCTGCCTTCACGGCCTCGTGGACGTACAGGCGCTGGTTCCGCACGGGGTCCACCAGGAAGCCAGTGGCCGCCTGTGCCTCCAGCAGGAGCGCAGCTGTGCTGGGTCTCAGCAGGCCCCTGCGCATGGCCTCGTAGATGGACACCTTCTCCTTGGAGTCCTCCAGGTAGATGCCAGCGAGGCAGCCACTGCCCTGCAGCAGCGTCCGCACAGAGCCCAGCTCCGAAAGGTCCTTGACCGTCGTCTTGCCGTCCTTGAGCTGCTCAAACTGGGCTCTGCTGAGGACCCCAGAAGCCAGGAGCTCGCTGGCTGGCACAGGGGCACGGAGGCCGCTGAAGGACAGCCTCTCCTGGCGCAGGGTCTCCACCTCCTCCACGATGGTGATGAGGATCTTGATGACCTTCTCCACGGTGACCTTGCCCGTGCGGAACTGACGCAACAGCTCTTGCCGCTGCTCTGCAGTGAAGTACTCAGAGCTGATGAGCTCCCACACCGTCACCGTCCTGCCCTTGAAGCCACCCACGGGGACCTCAACCGGGGTCTTCTCAAAGGTTTCACGGGCCTGCAGCTCTGAGTAGAGCTCCTCCTGCCGGGCCCGAGCAGCCTTCTCTGAGAGCGGCAGCAGGCTCAGCCCGGTTAGCTGGTCAGGCTGGCACCGCTGCTGGAGCTCGCTGTAGGTGACCGGCTCCCCTGTGCTGGGGTCACAGTAGGCCTTGGCGTCGGCCCTCGGGGCCAACAGGGCCCTGCTGGTCTCCTCATCCAGGCAGCCTCGGGCGTAAGCGACATCCAGGGGCACGCGGTGGCTCTTGCTGGGGTCCACGACACCGCCCGTGGACAGCTGGGCATCCAACAGGCGCAGGCCCTGCTCCCGGGGAATGAGGCCCTTCTTCAGGGCCTGGAACAGGGAGACGCTCTGTCCCGTGTAGGGGTCCCTGTACCCTGTCACAGCCTTCTCGGCTGACAGCAGCTTCTCATGAAACTCGGGGCCCACCAGGCCGGCGCGCACTGCCTCGTCCACGGTCAGCCGGGCACTGGTGGCGGGGTCGATGATGTGCCCGGTGCCGGCCTGGGCTTCCAACAGGGCCACAGCCATGTCGGATGGCAGCAGGTCTTTCTTCAGGGCGTCATAGATACTCAGCTTCTGCCCTGCCTCCTCCAGCCATACACCCGCGATGACGTTGGCACCCCGGAGAGCCCGCCGCACAGTGTCCACCTCGGCCACCTCTCGCACAGAGCGCTCACCTCGCTGCAGCTGGTGGTAGAGCTCGTGGTCGATGACTTTGCTCTCCAGCAGCTCGGCGGCTGGCACCAGGCTGCGCAGGCCCTCAAAGCAAAGCCGGCTCTTCTGCTCCTGCTCCTCCACCACCGTGATGACGATCTTGATGATCTTCTCCACCGTGATCCGGCCCGTGCGGAACTGCCGCAGCAGGTCCCGCCGCTGCTCTGCTGTGAAGTATTCCGAGTTGATGATCTCCCAGATGGTCACCATCTTGCCCCGGAACTTGCCGAACGGCGCGGACACGGTGGCCTTCTCAAAGACGTCCCGGGCCTCGGAGTCAGTGTAGACCAGCTCCCCGCCCTTGGCAGCCTTATCCGTGAGTGGTAGAAGGCGCAGGCCTGTCTCGGGGTCCTCCACGCAGCGCTCTAATAGCTGCAGGTACGTGAGGTTCTCGTGCGTGTTGGGGTCGAAGAAGCCCTTGGTGTCGTCGCTGGGGTCCGCCAGGACGCGGTTCATCTCCTCGTCGAAGTAGCCGCGCCGGTAGGCCACGTCCACGGGAACGCGGTGGCTGTGCACGGGGTCGATGACGCCACCTGTGGCGATCTGGGCCTCCAGCAGGCGGATGCCGTGCTCCCGGACAATGAGACCCTTCTGCATGGCCTGGAAGAGAGAGATCTGCTGGCCAGTGTAGGGGTCCTTGTAGCCAGTGACGGCACGCTCGGCCGACAGCAGCTTGTGGTGCAGCTCGGGGCCCACCACACCTTCCTTCACAGCCTCGTTGACAGTCAGCCGCCGGTTCCGCACAGGGTCCAGCAGGAAGCCTGAGGCCGCCTGCGCCTCCAGCAGGATGAGGGCCGTGCCGGGGCTCAGCAGCTGCCTCTGCAGGGCGGCATAAACACTCAGCTTCTCACTGGTGGGCTTCAGCAACAGCCCTGCGATACTGCTGCGGCCCTGCAGGTAGTGGCGCACGTCTTCCCGCCGTGCGAGCTCGTCCACTGTGGTGTGCCCCTGAGCCAACCGCTGCAGTTCCTCCGCACTCAGGATGCCGGCCTCCTGCAGCCTCTGCGCTGGCACCTTCTGCCGCAGGCCATCGAAGCTGTGTTCCGGCTCTGCCTCTGTCGCAGGGCCATCAAGTGCATCCCGGCCATTGGGCAGGGTCTTTGTGGCAGCCACCTGCAAGGCAGTGACCTCCTCTGAGTGTGCCAGCGCGGCCCGGTGCTGCTCCTCCAGGCGCTGCAGCTGCTCACGCAGCCTCTGGTTCTCCTCAGCCAGCAGCTCCTCCTGCTGCCGCCGCTGCTGCTCCAGCTGCTGCAGCTCCTCCTGCTTGCGCCGCACGCCCTCCTCGGCCTCATGCTGCCGCCGCCGCGCCTCCTCCATGCTGGCCACCAGCCGCTGCCGTTCCTGCTccatctgctgctgctgccgctgctgctccTCACGCAGCTGCTGTGCCTTGGCCACCTCGTCCTGGAAAAGCTGCTCCAGCTTGGCCTTCTCCTGCTCGATGAAGCGCTCCCGCTGTAGCAGGCTGTCCTTTTCAGAGAGGAAGCTCTGCTGCAGGGCCTGTGTCTCCTGCAGCAGCTGCTCCTGCTGCACCGTCTGCATCTGCAGAA
The Symphalangus syndactylus isolate Jambi chromosome 7, NHGRI_mSymSyn1-v2.1_pri, whole genome shotgun sequence genome window above contains:
- the PLEC gene encoding plectin isoform X14, producing MSGEDAEVRAVAEDVSNGSSGSPSPGDTLPWNLGKTQRSRRSGGGAGSNGSVLDPAERAVIRIADERDRVQKKTFTKWVNKHLIKAQRHISDLYEDLRDGHNLISLLEVLSGDSLPREKGRMRFHKLQNVQIALDYLRHRQVKLVNIRNDDIADGNPKLTLGLIWTIILHFQISDIQVSGQSEDMTAKEKLLLWSQRMVEGYQGLRCDNFTSSWRDGRLFNAIIHRHKPMLIDMNKVYRQTNLENLDQAFSVAERDLGVTRLLDPEDVDVPQPDEKSIITYVSSLYDAMPRVPDVQDGVRANELQLRWQEYRELVLLLLQWMRHHTAAFEERRFPSSFEEIEILWSQFLKFKEMELPAKEADKNRSKGIYQSLEGAVQAGQLKVPPGYHPLDVEKEWGKLHVAILEREKQLRSEFERLECLQRIVTKLQMEAGLCEEQLNQADALLQSDVRLLAAGKVPQRAGEVERDLDKADSMIRLLFNDVQTLKDGRHPQGEQMYRRVYRLHERLVAIRTEYNLRLKAGVTAPATQVTQVTLQSVQRRPELEDSTLRYLQDLLAWVEENQHRVDGAEWGVDLPSVEAQLGSHRGLHQSIEEFRAKIERARSDEGQLSPATRGAYRDCLGRLDLQYAKLLNSSKARLRSLESLHSFVAAATKELMWLNEKEEEEVGFDWSDRNTNMTAKKESYSALMRELELKEKKIKELQNAGDRLLREDHPARPTVESFQAALQTQWSWMLQLCCCIEAHLKENTAYFQFFSDVREAEGQLQKLQEALRRKYSCDRSATVTRLEDLLQDAQDEKEQLNEYKGHLSGLAKRAKAIVQLKPRHPTHPMRGRLPLLAVCDYKQVEVTVHKGDECQLVGPAQPSHWKVLSSSGSEAAVPSVCFLVPPPNQEAQEAVTRLEAQHQALVTLWHQLHVDMKSLLAWQSLRRDVQLIRSWSLATFRTLKPEEQRQALHSLELHYQAFLRDSQDAGGFGPEDRLMAEREYGSCSHHYQQLLQSLEQGAQEESRCQRCISELKDIRLQLEACETRTVHRLRLPLDKEPARECAQRIAEQQKAQAEVEGLGKGVARLSAEAEKVLALPEPSPAAPTLRSELELTLGKLEQVRSLSAIYLEKLKTISLVIRSTQGAEEVLRAHEEQLKEAQAVPATLPELEATKASLKKLRAQAEAQQPMFDALRDELRGAQEVGERLQQRHGERDVEVERWRERVAQLLERWQAVLAQTDVRQRELEQLGRQLRYYRESADPLGAWLQDARQRQEQIQAMPLADSQAVREQLRQEKALLEEIERHGEKVEECQRFAKQYINAIKDYELQLVTYKAQLEPVASPAKKPKVQSGSESVIQEYVDLRTRYSELTTLTSQYIKFISETLRRMEEEEMQTVQQEQLLQETQALQQSFLSEKDSLLQRERFIEQEKAKLEQLFQDEVAKAQQLREEQQRQQQQMEQERQRLVASMEEARRRQHEAEEGVRRKQEELQQLEQQRRQQEELLAEENQRLREQLQRLEEQHRAALAHSEEVTALQVAATKTLPNGRDALDGPATEAEPEHSFDGLRQKVPAQRLQEAGILSAEELQRLAQGHTTVDELARREDVRHYLQGRSSIAGLLLKPTSEKLSVYAALQRQLLSPGTALILLEAQAASGFLLDPVRNRRLTVNEAVKEGVVGPELHHKLLSAERAVTGYKDPYTGQQISLFQAMQKGLIVREHGIRLLEAQIATGGVIDPVHSHRVPVDVAYRRGYFDEEMNRVLADPSDDTKGFFDPNTHENLTYLQLLERCVEDPETGLRLLPLTDKAAKGGELVYTDSEARDVFEKATVSAPFGKFRGKMVTIWEIINSEYFTAEQRRDLLRQFRTGRITVEKIIKIVITVVEEQEQKSRLCFEGLRSLVPAAELLESKVIDHELYHQLQRGERSVREVAEVDTVRRALRGANVIAGVWLEEAGQKLSIYDALKKDLLPSDMAVALLEAQAGTGHIIDPATSARLTVDEAVRAGLVGPEFHEKLLSAEKAVTGYRDPYTGQSVSLFQALKKGLIPREQGLRLLDAQLSTGGVVDPSKSHRVPLDVAYARGCLDEETSRALLAPRADAKAYCDPSTGEPVTYSELQQRCQPDQLTGLSLLPLSEKAARARQEELYSELQARETFEKTPVEVPVGGFKGRTVTVWELISSEYFTAEQRQELLRQFRTGKVTVEKVIKILITIVEEVETLRQERLSFSGLRAPVPASELLASGVLSRAQFEQLKDGKTTVKDLSELGSVRTLLQGSGCLAGIYLEDSKEKVSIYEAMRRGLLRPSTAALLLEAQAATGFLVDPVRNQRLYVHEAVKAGVVGPELHEQLLSAEKAVTGYRDPYSGSTISLFQAMQKGLVLRQHGIRLLEAQIATGGIIDPVHSHRVPVDVAYQRGYFDEEINRVLADPSDDTKGFFDPNTHENLTYRQLLERCVEDPETGLRLLPLKGAEKAEVVETTQLYTEEETRRAFEETQIDIPGGGSHGGSTMSLWEVMQSDLIPEEQRAQLMADFQAGRVTKERMIIIIIEIIEKTEIIRQQGLASYDYVRRRLTAEDLYEARIISFETYNLLREGTRSLREALEAESAWHYLYGTGSVAGVYLPGSRQTLSIYQALKKGLLSAEVARLLLEAQAATGFLLDPVKGERLTVDEAVRKGLVGPELHDRLLSAERAVTGYRDPYTEQTISLFQAMKKELIPTEEALRLLDAQLATGGIVDPHLGFHLPLEVAYQRGYLNKDTHDQLSEPSEVRSYVDPSTDERLSYTQLLRRCRHDDGTGQLLLPLSDARKLTFRGLRKQITLEELVRSQVMDEATALQLREGLTSIEEVTKNLQKFLEGTSCIAGVFVDATKERLSVYQAMKKGIIRPGTAFELLEAQAATGYVIDPIKGLKLTVEEAVRMGIVGPEFKDKLLSAERAVTGYKDPYSGKLISLFQAMKKGLILKDHGIRLLEAQIATGGIIDPEESHRLPVEVAYKRGLFDEEMNEILTDPSDDTKGFFDPNTEENLTYLQLMERCITDPQTGLCLLPLKEKKRERKTSSKSSVRKRRVVIVDPETGKEMSVYEAYRKGLIDHQTYLELSEQECEWEEITISSSDGVVKSMIIDRRSGRQYDIDDAIAKNLIDRSALDQYRAGTLSITEFADMLSGNASGFRSRSSSVGSSSSYPISPAVSRTQLASWSDPTEETGPVAGILDTETLEKVSITEAMHRNLVDNITGQRLLEAQACTGGIIDPSTGERFPVTDAVNKGLVDKIMVDRINLAQKAFCGFEDPRTKTKMSAAQALKKGWLYYEAGQRFLEVQYLTGGLIEPDTPGRVPLDEALQRGTVDARTAQKLRDVGAYSKYLTCPKTKLKISYKDALDRSMVEEGTGLRLLEAAAQSTKGYYSPYSVSGSGSTAGSRTGSRTGSRAGSRRGSFDATGSGFSMTFSSSSYSSSGYGRRYASGSSASMGGPESAVA